In Desulfosporosinus youngiae DSM 17734, the genomic stretch CAAACCATTCTTTTAAAGACTGAAGAATTTCGTCGGCTGATCTGACAATGGCTCCTTTTCCTCCCAGAGCTTCCCAGTTTTGCAGAAAGATAGAGGTGCGTTCTTCAACGCTGGCTAATCGAAACTGAGGGACGGATAGTTCTACGGGAGGAGGAGTTTGCGTAGGGGTAGGACGCCCTAATTTAGACGAAAGTTGCTTGATAAACTCATGGGTATTGCTCATTGCTCTCACCTCTTTTTATTTAGATCAGCCCACATCTGCATGAAGGGTTTAGGTGCGACCATAGGAAGAGTGCGGCTTTTGGTCCAGTTGGAAAGCGGCGGGGGACCGCCGGAGATCCGGTGATTCCGGACAAAGGGAAATTGCAGCCGGGCACCTAGCTTAAGTACTCTGCGCAAGGTTTTTTCACGGGTAAAGAAGTAGCGGTAGGCTTTAAAGATCTGCTGCTCGATTTGAGGAGTGTGTCCGCTCTGGGTTTTTCGCATCCGAAGTCTTACTAAGAGGTCATGGAGAGGGATTCGTACGGGACAAGCTTCTGAACAAGCTCCGCATAATGAGGAGAAATAGGGCAGATGACCCCACTTTTTCCAGTCTTTCTCCAATAAGGGAGTGATCACAGATCCGATGGGGCCGGAGTATACGGAACCATAAGCATGCCCGCCAAGCTGGCGGTAGACTGGGCAGACATTAAAGCATGCTCCGCAGCGGATGCAGTTTAAGGCTGTGCGAAACAGTTTGTCGCCAAGAATTTCCGAGCGATTGTGATCGAGGATCACCAGGTGGTATTCTTCCGGACCATCCGGATCGGCTGTGTGCCTGGGGGGAGTAAGGATGGTTGTATAACTGGAAAGACGCTGGCCTGTGGCACTGCGGGCGAGCAAATTCAGCAGAATATCAAGTTCACGGAAGGAGGGGACGATGCGCTCCATGCCCATGAGCGTGATTTGAACCCGGGGAAGTGTGCTTACCATTCGTCCGTTTCCTTCGTTGGTCACCATGACGATGCTTCCCGTATTTGCCACGGCAAAATTGCAGCCGGTTATCCCGATATCCCCGCGGAGAAATTTCTCGCGCATTTGCTGGCGGACGAAGCGGGTGAGAGTGGGGGTGTCTGAGCTTAAGGCGTGACCGGCGATGGGCTCGAATAAATCCGCAACTTGCTGGCGGGTTTTGTGCATGGCGGGTACAATGATGTGAGAGGGAGGCTCACCGGCAATTTGGATAATATATTCCCCTAAATCGGTTTCAATGGCAGCTACGCCATCCTGTTCTAAGGCATGATTGAGATGAATTTCTTCAGAGATCATGGACTTTGATTTGAGTACATTTTTAGCATCCTGATCGCTCACGATTTTACGTACAACCGCGACAGCATCCTGAGGGGTTTTGGCTAAATGAACATGGACGCCGCGTTTTTCCATCTGTTCGATGAGTTGATTTAAATAGTAATCCAGGTTGGCAACAACATGTTTGCGGATGGCTTCCCCGGCGGCACGCCAGTCTTCCCAATTGCCCAGTTCATCGGCGGCTTGATATTTTTTCGCTCTTAAACGATCGGTAGCCCGGCGCGTGGCCTGGCGTAAGAAATCATTGGCGAGGGCCTTATCCACACGCTGATCAGTGGTCAGGTTATACATAGTCATGATTTCATTCCCTCCCCCAATAACTGAATGATATGCATAGTCTTCACGGGCTTGTTGATTTTTTCTAAATAACCGGAAATGTTCATCAGACAACCCATATCAAGTCCCAGGAGGATATCTGCGCCGGATTCGAGAACATGCCGAGCTTTTTCGGCCACCATTGCCTCCGAGATTTTAGGCATTTTTACAGAAAAGGTTCCGCCGAATCCGCAGCAAAGCTGGGCCTCAGGCAGGGGGAGGAGTTCGAGTCCCTTCACGTTTTGAAGCAATTTCAGGGGAGCTTCGCCTATGCCTAAAAGCCGGGTTGCATGGCAGGAAGGATGATAGGTAGCTTTTGCTGTGTAGTGTGCTCCCAGGTCAGGCTTCTTCAAGACATCGACGATAAATTGGGTGAATTCATAACTCTTATGGATAAGGTCTTCTGCTTTTTTCAGGTAAGCCGGTTCCTTCTCAAAGAGGGTGGGGTAGTAGTGATGAATCATCGCGATACACGACCCGCTGGGACCGACTACCACTTCGCTGCGTTCAAAAGCATTGATAAGTGTCCGGGCAACTTCCCGGGCATCGTCTATGTAACCGGAATTGAAAGCTATTTGCCCGCAACATACTTGCCCTTCGGGGACATCGACGGTATGCCCCAAGTGTTGGAGTATTCTGGCCATCGTCAGATCCACTTCTGGATAGAAGGCATTCGTAAGGCAGGTTGCAAAGAGGGAAACCTTCATAAACACCATCCTTTTGTAAATCACTATAATCTCTGGATTAGATCTTAGTATTTCCTAATAAATTAGGTTTTGATGCGAGTTGAGAATAATAAAAAGAGCGCCGCCTAACTTTAGAGTAGGCGGCGCTTCCGCTTAATTTTGTATGAGTTCTGATACAGTCCTTTAACCCAGAATCGGTACATTGGGCTCCTCATACCAAATAGAGAGGACAGTGCTTGCTCCCGTACTCTGAGTAATATTGATCACCTTAACCCAACGGTTGTCTTCCAACCATTGGTTTACCTCTTTTTCCAGTATGCGGGAATCCGGGGAACTGAAAATTTTGACCTTCATCTGGATCGTCCTTTCCATAACTATCGTTCACTGATAAGGGTTTGGTCTGATTGAAGTATGTCATGACTTAATCATAAAGCAGACAGGTTTCTTGTCAAGGCTGAAAAAAATTTCGAGAAGCAGGCTAAAATTTCTGAAAACTCTATTTATTTTTTTGAGAAGCTATGGTATTATAGATAAAGTAAGTGAATGGTCATTCATTCATAGGGAATAATTGCTAGTATGAGAGGTGAGGTGCAGATTTCATGGACGTGCAGCGCGAGGTTAAATTCCAGCGGATTCTCGATGCTGCCATTGAAGCTTTTGCAGAATCCGGCTTCCACCAATGTCAAGTCAATAAGATTGCCCGCTTGGCAGGAGTCGCAGATGGTACGATTTACTTATATTTCAAAAGCAAAGAAGATATTCTCATAAAGGTTTTTCAGGATCGGATGGGGAAATTTATTGCTGGTATGAGCAGGGAACTCTCCCGGTGTAAGACGACTGAAGAACGGCTAGAGACGATTGTCAGAACCCATTTTTCCTATATGGAGGAAAACCGGACGATTGCCATTGTGACTCAATTGGAGCTCAGGCAGTCTGATCGGCGTGTACGGTTACCCATAAATAGTACAGTCTCAGATTATTTCAACCTTATTGAGGGGGTGATCAAGCAAGGTATCGATTGTGGAGAAGTTCCTGAAATTGATACACGGATTGCTCGTCAAATGATCTTCGGATCTTTAGATGAGGCCACAACCGATTGGGTGATGGCCCGAAGTCCACGGACACTTACAAGTGGTATTAAGCCCATGTTAGCTTTGTTTGAGGGCGCACTTCGGTTAAGTGAAAAACCGAAACTATAAAAACGAGGTGCAGATGAGCAGAAACGAGAGGAGGATGGAAATGCAGATTCATAAAGTTGCGGTCATAGGGTCAGGCGTGATGGGCAGCACCATCGCGGCACATCTGGCCAATGCAGGAATCCCGAGTCTGTTGTTGGATATTATTCCTTCCAAGCTGTCGGCTAAAGAAGAAGCAGCCGGATTAACATTGGAGGATCGAAAGGTTCGAAATAGTATTGCAGAGGGCAATAAGGTTAAGTTATTAAAGATGAATCCCGCGCCATTATTTGTCCCGGAATTTGCAGATCGCATTGAGGTTGGAAACCTGAGCGACGATTTAGCTCGCTTAAGCGAAGTCGATTGGGTCATTGAGGTTGTGGTGGAACGCCTGGACATTAAGGTGGATCTTTTCAAGAAAATCGCTGCCCATGTCCGCCCGGGGACAATCGTCAGTTCGAACACCTCAGGGATTTCTTTGAAGGCAATGGTCAGTGATTTGCCAGAGAGCTTTACCCGCTATTTCTTAGGAACCCACTTCTTTAATCCGCCGCGCTACATGAAACTTCTGGAAATTATACCTGGCCCCGACACCGACCCGGAAATCGTTGCTTACTTATCCGAGTTTGGCGAGAGAGTCTTGGGAAAAGGGGTTGTCCTGGCCAAAGATACACCGAATTTCATCGCTAACCGCATCGGTGTCTTCGGTTTGGCAATAACTCTTCAGGAAATGATCCGTTCCGGTTTAACCATCGATGAAGTCGATGCTCTCACCGGTCCGGTGATGGGGCGTCCGAAGAGCGCCTCCTTCAGAACGGTTGATCTTGTCGGACTTGATACCTTTATTCACACAGCTAATACTGTGGCTGTAGGAGTACCTGAGGAAAAAGATAATTTTACCTTACCTGAATTTGTGCATACAATGCTGGCCAATGGCTGGCTGGGGGATAAAACCAAGCAGGGCTTCTATAAGAAGTCCAAAGGACCTCAAGGCAAAGTCGTTGAAGTTCTCGATCCTCAGACGATGACCTATGTTCCCAAGAAAAAGGTCAAGTTTGCTTCCTTAGATAAAGCTAAAGCAGCCGGCGGCTTGACGGAAAAGATGCGTACCTTGGTAAATGGCAAAGATGCGGGGGCAGAGTTTGCCTGGAATGTTTTAAAACCAGTCCTGCTCTATGCAGCGACGATTGCTGAGGATATTGCCGATAACCTTTCCGGAATTGATGAAGGTATGTGCTGGGGCTTTAACTGGCAGATGGGACCCTTCGAAATATGGGATGCCCTGGGGGTCAAAGCAGTCGCGGATCGTGTGGTCGCCGAAGGCGGAACCCTGCCTCCTCTTGTTGAAAAGGTTCTTGCGGAAGGAGACGGGCGATTCTATCAAAAATCCGAATCCGGCCAGGTCTCTTACTTTGGAGATGGACAGTATCATCAAAAAGCAGTCAGTCCCTATGCCTTTTCCCTTAAGCAGGCCCATAAAGACGGCAAGGAAATTCTGGGCAATTCCGGAGCAAGCCTGATTGACCTTGGTGATGGGGTAGCCTGCCTCGAATTTCACTCTCCGAGCAATTCGATCGGCGAAGATATTTTAACCATGATTCATAAATCCTTGGCAGAAGTCGAGAAGAACTATCTGGGAATGGTCATCGGCAATCAAGGTAAGAATTTCTGCGTAGGCGCTAATTTGATGCAGATTCTCTTAGAAGCAGAAGATGAAAACTGGGATGACCTGGACTATATGGTTCGCCAATTCCAAAACGGAACAATGGCTCTGAAATTTGCCAAAAAACCTGTGGTAGCAGCTCCTTTCGGAATGACTCTCGGCGGCGGTGCGGAAGTCTGCCTGCACTCCCACGCTATTCAAGCTTCATCGGAAACCTATATGGGTCTGGTTGAGGTTGGAGTCGGCTTAATTCCCGGCGGCGGAGGAACCAAGGAAATGGCTATACGGGCTATGGAAGGAATTCTCCCGGGAGTACAAGTATCTCCTGATTATTTCTTTGCCAAACGGTTTGAAATAGTAGCTATGGCTCAAGTTTCAACAAGTGCGGAAAAAGCGCGTCAGCTTGGTTTCCTGCGAGCCCATGACCGCTACAGCATGAATCCGGATCACGTGATATTGGATGCCAAAGCACGGGTTATTGACATGGCTCGTAATTTCAGACCTAATTTGCCAACGAAGTATAAAATCGGCGGTGCCGGCGTGCGGGCAACCTTGGAAATGGCTCTGAATGGTATGCGGGAAGGGAATTATATTTCCGATTATGATCAGCACATCGGCAAAAAAATTGCCTACGCCATAACCGGCGGAGATCGCCCGGCAGGAATGCTCGTGGATGAACAATATCTCTTAGATCTCGAACGTGAAGCCTTTATGAGCTTAGTCGGAGAACCAAAGACCCAGGATCGTATCCGCCATATGCTCGCCAAAGGCAAGCCATTACGGAATTAGGGGGGGAAAAGCATGCAAGAAGCCTTCATTATAGATTCTAAACGGACAGCGATCGGTAAAGCGGTCAAAGGTGCCTTGGCTCTGGTTCGACCGGACGATTTAGGTGCTTATGTTATACAAGATATTCTGAAAAGGGTTCCTTCTCTCAATCCGGCTGAGATAGAAGACTGTGTTATTGGCTGCTCTTTTCCTGAAGGAGAGCAAGGGATGAATATGGCCAAGATCATGGCTCTGCGCGCTGGATTGCCCATTGATGTCCCAGGGGTAACCATCAATCGTTTTTGCTCTTCGGGTCTGCAGGCGATTTCTATGGCCGCCGACCGAATTCGTTTAGGCGAAGCAGACGTGATGATCGGCGGAGGAGCAGAGAGCATGTCAGCGGTTCCTCTCGGCGGTATGAAACCTGCACCCAATCCTTATTTAGTGGAGCATGTTCCTCAGGCCTATGTCTCAATGGGTATAACCGCTGAGAATGTGGCCAAGAAATACGAGATAACCCGTGAACAACAAGATGCGTTTGCTGCGGCAAGCCATCAAAAGGCTTGGGCTGCTCAGAGCAGCGGTCGTTTTGACGATGAGATTGTACCTGTTCCTCTTCCCATGTATGGAAAACCGGGGGAGAAGTGGTTCTCCAAAGACGAGGGGATTCGTCCCGAGACCACAGCAGAGTCCCTTGCCAAATTAAGGACAGCTTTTAAAAACGGAGGTTCCGTAACAGCAGGGAACTCGTCCCAGACTAGTGACGGTGCAGCTATGACTCTTCTGATGTCTGAACAAAAAGTCAAGGCTCTGGATTTGAAACCCATTGCTGTTTGGCGCGGATACGCTGTTGCAGGCGTGGAGCCGGAACTGATGGGCATTGGTCCGATAAAGGCTATTCCTAAAGTATTAAAGCAAGTCGGCATGACCCTTGACCAAATCGACTTATTTGAATTAAATGAAGCGTTTGCTTCCCAATCCTTGGCGATCCTTAAGACCTTAGGAATTGATCCGGCTAAGGTCAATGTCAATGGGGGAGCTATCGCCTTCGGACATCCGCTGGGCTGTACGGGTGCAAAGCTGACCGCTACTCTCCTGAGCGAAATGACCAAGCGTAAGCTGAAGTACGGTATGGTCACCATGTGTATCGGAGGCGGCATGGGAGCAGCCGGGATATACGAGTTATTGTAAAATGAAGTTCCCCAAACAGGACGAAGTACAGGAAGCGTGGGAACGGTTCTCCGCATGGCTAAAACCCGGGGAACCGTCCCAGCCGGCAGAACGTTATTTTTTGAAAACAAGAAAAAGATACGGGGTGCAGAGCAGAGCATTTGGGTCCGAACCTCGTACCTCGATAAAGAGGAGGCATAATTATGGAATTAGAATTACGCGGAGGCGGGTTTTTACTGACTGAAGTTTCTCCGGATCAGGTATATGTCCGTGAGGAGTTAAATGAAGATCATAAGCAGCTTAAGAGAATGGCCCACAATTTTATGACCAAGGAGGTTGCTCCGAAAATCGAAGAGATGGAGGAGCAAAAAGATGGTGTTGTCCGGGAGTTTATGCGTCAGGCCGGGGAATTAGGCTTATTGGGGCTGGAAGTTCCGGAACAGTTCGGCGGGCTGGACATGGACAAAGCCTCTACTGTGGTCGTGGGTGAAGAGGTTCCCCGCGGAGGTTCGTTTGCAGTTTCTTACGCGGCACATACAGGAATTGGCAGCTTGCCTATCGTCTATTTTGGTACTCCGGAGCAAAAAGCCAAGTATCTGCCGGGGCTGGCCGACGGTTCTAAAATTGCGGCTTACTGCTTAACTGAACCCGGTTCGGGATCCGATGCCCTGGGAGCAAAAACGACGGCGGTTCTGAATGCAGAGGGAACCCACTATCGCCTGAATGGGACAAAGCAATTCATCACGAATGCCGGATTTGCGGATATTTTTCTGGTCTATGCCAAAGTTGACGGAAAAATGACCAATTTCATTGTTGAGCGGGAAATGCCGGGGCTGTCTTTCGGACCTGAAGAACAAAAGATGGGAATTAAAGGCTCCTCTACCCGGCAAGTTATCTTGGAAGACGTCATGGTGCCTGTTGAAAATGTAGTCGGAGAACTCGGCCGCGGGCACGTTGTTGCCTTTAATATATTGAATGTCGGACGCTTTAAGCTGGCAGCTGCGGCCATGGGGGCTGTTCATACGGTTATCGAAACAAGCTTAAAATATGCCTCTGAGCGCAAACAATTCGGAACTGCACTCAATGCCTTCGGAGCAA encodes the following:
- a CDS encoding (Fe-S)-binding protein → MKVSLFATCLTNAFYPEVDLTMARILQHLGHTVDVPEGQVCCGQIAFNSGYIDDAREVARTLINAFERSEVVVGPSGSCIAMIHHYYPTLFEKEPAYLKKAEDLIHKSYEFTQFIVDVLKKPDLGAHYTAKATYHPSCHATRLLGIGEAPLKLLQNVKGLELLPLPEAQLCCGFGGTFSVKMPKISEAMVAEKARHVLESGADILLGLDMGCLMNISGYLEKINKPVKTMHIIQLLGEGMKS
- a CDS encoding acyl-CoA dehydrogenase family protein codes for the protein MELELRGGGFLLTEVSPDQVYVREELNEDHKQLKRMAHNFMTKEVAPKIEEMEEQKDGVVREFMRQAGELGLLGLEVPEQFGGLDMDKASTVVVGEEVPRGGSFAVSYAAHTGIGSLPIVYFGTPEQKAKYLPGLADGSKIAAYCLTEPGSGSDALGAKTTAVLNAEGTHYRLNGTKQFITNAGFADIFLVYAKVDGKMTNFIVEREMPGLSFGPEEQKMGIKGSSTRQVILEDVMVPVENVVGELGRGHVVAFNILNVGRFKLAAAAMGAVHTVIETSLKYASERKQFGTALNAFGAIQSKVAEMATRTYMAESVVYRTAGLMQAGFHGLDLTGDCRKEAGKALEEYAVECSLNKVYASEVLDYVVDEGVQIHGGYGFIKEYPIERMYRDSRINRLFEGTNEINRLLVPGTLLKRAMTGELPLLQAAAAVSKDLISAGMGGQAEGLEALNQMTQKAKKLCLMAAGLAAQNVGMALQENQYVLTGMAEMVLQVYAMESGVLRAQKVQTMDVSEEHKAFVEKAATLGAYTAFNILEQQAKEVLCAVEKGDALNTVLAGMRKLVRRPNVDMIGLRQEISKYIIEKEGYPVNY
- a CDS encoding thiolase family protein, producing MQEAFIIDSKRTAIGKAVKGALALVRPDDLGAYVIQDILKRVPSLNPAEIEDCVIGCSFPEGEQGMNMAKIMALRAGLPIDVPGVTINRFCSSGLQAISMAADRIRLGEADVMIGGGAESMSAVPLGGMKPAPNPYLVEHVPQAYVSMGITAENVAKKYEITREQQDAFAAASHQKAWAAQSSGRFDDEIVPVPLPMYGKPGEKWFSKDEGIRPETTAESLAKLRTAFKNGGSVTAGNSSQTSDGAAMTLLMSEQKVKALDLKPIAVWRGYAVAGVEPELMGIGPIKAIPKVLKQVGMTLDQIDLFELNEAFASQSLAILKTLGIDPAKVNVNGGAIAFGHPLGCTGAKLTATLLSEMTKRKLKYGMVTMCIGGGMGAAGIYELL
- a CDS encoding LutB/LldF family L-lactate oxidation iron-sulfur protein, with product MTMYNLTTDQRVDKALANDFLRQATRRATDRLRAKKYQAADELGNWEDWRAAGEAIRKHVVANLDYYLNQLIEQMEKRGVHVHLAKTPQDAVAVVRKIVSDQDAKNVLKSKSMISEEIHLNHALEQDGVAAIETDLGEYIIQIAGEPPSHIIVPAMHKTRQQVADLFEPIAGHALSSDTPTLTRFVRQQMREKFLRGDIGITGCNFAVANTGSIVMVTNEGNGRMVSTLPRVQITLMGMERIVPSFRELDILLNLLARSATGQRLSSYTTILTPPRHTADPDGPEEYHLVILDHNRSEILGDKLFRTALNCIRCGACFNVCPVYRQLGGHAYGSVYSGPIGSVITPLLEKDWKKWGHLPYFSSLCGACSEACPVRIPLHDLLVRLRMRKTQSGHTPQIEQQIFKAYRYFFTREKTLRRVLKLGARLQFPFVRNHRISGGPPPLSNWTKSRTLPMVAPKPFMQMWADLNKKR
- a CDS encoding TetR/AcrR family transcriptional regulator, with protein sequence MDVQREVKFQRILDAAIEAFAESGFHQCQVNKIARLAGVADGTIYLYFKSKEDILIKVFQDRMGKFIAGMSRELSRCKTTEERLETIVRTHFSYMEENRTIAIVTQLELRQSDRRVRLPINSTVSDYFNLIEGVIKQGIDCGEVPEIDTRIARQMIFGSLDEATTDWVMARSPRTLTSGIKPMLALFEGALRLSEKPKL
- a CDS encoding 3-hydroxyacyl-CoA dehydrogenase/enoyl-CoA hydratase family protein; this translates as MQIHKVAVIGSGVMGSTIAAHLANAGIPSLLLDIIPSKLSAKEEAAGLTLEDRKVRNSIAEGNKVKLLKMNPAPLFVPEFADRIEVGNLSDDLARLSEVDWVIEVVVERLDIKVDLFKKIAAHVRPGTIVSSNTSGISLKAMVSDLPESFTRYFLGTHFFNPPRYMKLLEIIPGPDTDPEIVAYLSEFGERVLGKGVVLAKDTPNFIANRIGVFGLAITLQEMIRSGLTIDEVDALTGPVMGRPKSASFRTVDLVGLDTFIHTANTVAVGVPEEKDNFTLPEFVHTMLANGWLGDKTKQGFYKKSKGPQGKVVEVLDPQTMTYVPKKKVKFASLDKAKAAGGLTEKMRTLVNGKDAGAEFAWNVLKPVLLYAATIAEDIADNLSGIDEGMCWGFNWQMGPFEIWDALGVKAVADRVVAEGGTLPPLVEKVLAEGDGRFYQKSESGQVSYFGDGQYHQKAVSPYAFSLKQAHKDGKEILGNSGASLIDLGDGVACLEFHSPSNSIGEDILTMIHKSLAEVEKNYLGMVIGNQGKNFCVGANLMQILLEAEDENWDDLDYMVRQFQNGTMALKFAKKPVVAAPFGMTLGGGAEVCLHSHAIQASSETYMGLVEVGVGLIPGGGGTKEMAIRAMEGILPGVQVSPDYFFAKRFEIVAMAQVSTSAEKARQLGFLRAHDRYSMNPDHVILDAKARVIDMARNFRPNLPTKYKIGGAGVRATLEMALNGMREGNYISDYDQHIGKKIAYAITGGDRPAGMLVDEQYLLDLEREAFMSLVGEPKTQDRIRHMLAKGKPLRN